The following proteins are encoded in a genomic region of Paenibacillus sp. FSL R7-0273:
- a CDS encoding 1,4-dihydroxy-2-naphthoate polyprenyltransferase, producing the protein MNVRSFLRFVELPTKVASMLPFLLGTLYALYRFEDFYVLRFLLMLVSLLSFDMATTAINNYYDFKKASKKHGYGYETHNAIVHYKLKEGTVVATIAVLLLLAAGGGIALVSQTGLLVFLLGGLSFLIGILYSFGPIPISRMPLGELFSGLFMGFVIIFISAYIHSDQSVVTLLLRDGWIDLHVNLIEVLYIFWFSVPAILGIAGIMLANNICDIEDDLENRRYTLPVYIGRSNALLLFKLLYYASFLDMAVLLILGVHPVLVALLLITLVPLRRNIALFHEKQEKAATFILSVKNFVLMSTARIVVLAAAVVLGLLNIG; encoded by the coding sequence GTGAATGTAAGGAGCTTTCTGCGATTTGTTGAGCTGCCGACAAAGGTGGCCAGTATGCTTCCGTTCCTGCTGGGGACGCTGTATGCGCTGTACCGGTTCGAGGATTTTTATGTTCTGCGGTTTCTTCTGATGCTGGTGTCCCTGCTTAGCTTTGATATGGCGACGACAGCCATCAACAATTACTATGATTTCAAAAAAGCGTCCAAAAAGCACGGCTACGGCTATGAGACCCATAATGCGATCGTTCACTATAAGCTAAAAGAAGGCACCGTGGTCGCAACCATTGCAGTCCTGCTCCTTCTGGCGGCAGGCGGGGGAATTGCCCTCGTCTCCCAGACGGGGCTGCTGGTTTTTCTGCTGGGCGGACTGTCGTTCCTGATCGGTATCCTGTATTCGTTCGGGCCGATTCCGATTTCGCGGATGCCGCTGGGCGAGCTGTTTTCCGGGCTGTTTATGGGCTTTGTCATTATCTTTATCTCGGCATACATCCATTCAGACCAGAGTGTGGTTACGCTGCTCCTGCGGGACGGCTGGATTGATCTGCACGTTAACCTTATTGAGGTGCTGTATATCTTCTGGTTCTCGGTCCCTGCAATTCTCGGGATTGCCGGCATTATGCTGGCCAATAACATCTGTGACATCGAGGATGATCTGGAGAACCGCAGGTACACCCTGCCGGTCTATATCGGCCGCAGTAATGCACTGCTGCTGTTCAAGCTGCTCTATTACGCTTCTTTCCTGGATATGGCTGTTCTGCTGATCCTTGGGGTCCATCCGGTGCTGGTGGCGCTTCTGCTGATCACGCTCGTTCCCCTGCGCCGCAACATTGCCCTGTTCCATGAAAAGCAGGAGAAGGCGGCAACCTTTATACTGTCTGTCAAAAATTTTGTGCTGATGAGTACGGCAAGGATTGTTGTGCTGGCAGCTGCTGTGGTCCTGGGGCTATTGAATATTGGATAG
- a CDS encoding DsrE/DsrF/DrsH-like family protein, translating into MTKKLNLLMFSGEYDKAMAGLILANAARDIEVEVTMFFAFWGLFLVRDPEKMTLEDKSLYEKLMDVMTPKGPQQLPLSHMNFSGLGRLMLEEMMEDKGAPKLIHFLKGARKKKIKFYACKLSLEIMGFKPEELLPEVEIMDASSYLKDALESDMQLFI; encoded by the coding sequence ATGACCAAAAAATTAAACCTGCTGATGTTCAGCGGTGAATATGACAAAGCGATGGCCGGACTGATTCTGGCTAATGCCGCGCGGGATATTGAGGTTGAGGTTACGATGTTTTTTGCCTTCTGGGGTTTGTTTCTTGTCCGGGACCCGGAAAAAATGACGCTGGAGGATAAAAGCCTGTATGAGAAGCTGATGGATGTGATGACTCCAAAAGGGCCGCAGCAGCTTCCGCTCTCGCACATGAATTTCAGCGGCCTGGGCCGCTTGATGCTGGAGGAGATGATGGAGGATAAAGGCGCACCGAAGCTGATCCACTTTCTGAAGGGCGCCCGCAAAAAGAAAATCAAATTCTACGCCTGCAAGCTGTCCCTGGAGATTATGGGCTTCAAGCCGGAGGAGCTGCTGCCGGAGGTTGAGATCATGGATGCCTCGTCCTACCTGAAGGATGCGCTGGAAAGCGACATGCAGCTGTTTATTTAA
- a CDS encoding bifunctional diguanylate cyclase/phosphodiesterase — protein MAFINKKPLTIILGFLAVLQLSLFYYYSISVEREYRAEKADLSSQAVTLTSNLEEKVSIVKGISSFIQTVGFDAEPALINQYLNTAYNNSSRNVLNLMIAPDGVIRYLYPLSGNTSILNKSLLLDSALSSSGMIQETIRTRSITIDGPRTLAQGQYGMVIRQAVYNGNTFHGIVSATVTVEDIADQLQSLDSSIYVMNTDQALLFGQQDEAAGEVVSTPIDIYNQHWLMGTLFPAQKKWEIFRSILWIDLACLLIVAFILYFYWHQNRFNHELERVVNLRTRDLSISQKLYEKLAHYDSLTDIPNRRYFMDEFERLLQCSEPTQTYTLFFFDLNRFKEINDTLGHSIGDQVIKTLAGRLKAARLPFQLFARTGGDEFVMVFSDLPQERIPEIAGQISTLISQTLLIAGAHLSLSTSIGISLYPEHSSSTDDLLKFADMSMYQAKSQEDRNYFIFDWELREKLEQKTMIAKYLHSALEREEFVLHYQPQINAVTGKTIGLEALVRWKHPEKGLIGPGTFIAAVEEAGLMIQLTDWIIGEVCRQLCEWRKLGMPLLRTSINISNSWFYNRNLIENLLSVLDRYGLDTEVLEFEITESTALLEEHYPLLQQMRDHGIIVSIDDFGTKYSSLNYLKHFPVNKIKIDRTFITGIGVSSIDETIIKSIVYVASQLGYDLIAEGVETLEQLEFLISHNCPHIQGFYFSPPLPAEEIVSRLAL, from the coding sequence ATGGCTTTCATTAATAAAAAGCCTTTAACGATCATCCTCGGCTTTCTGGCCGTGCTGCAGCTTTCTCTCTTCTATTACTATTCCATATCGGTAGAACGGGAATACCGGGCTGAAAAAGCCGATTTATCCTCACAAGCCGTCACGCTAACCTCAAATCTTGAAGAGAAAGTATCGATTGTCAAAGGAATAAGCTCCTTCATTCAAACGGTAGGCTTTGACGCAGAGCCCGCTCTTATCAACCAATACCTGAATACAGCCTATAACAACTCCAGCCGGAATGTTCTTAACCTTATGATTGCGCCGGACGGGGTCATCCGTTATCTCTATCCGCTCTCGGGCAACACCTCGATTCTGAACAAAAGCCTGCTGCTTGATTCTGCCCTCTCTTCTTCCGGCATGATCCAGGAAACCATCCGCACTCGCAGCATCACCATTGACGGGCCCCGTACACTGGCTCAGGGCCAGTACGGCATGGTCATCAGACAGGCCGTATATAACGGCAACACTTTTCACGGCATCGTTTCAGCTACAGTAACCGTTGAGGACATTGCTGACCAGCTCCAGTCGCTCGATTCTTCCATCTACGTTATGAACACTGACCAGGCTCTGCTGTTCGGACAGCAGGATGAGGCTGCCGGGGAAGTCGTGAGCACTCCGATTGATATTTATAACCAGCACTGGCTGATGGGGACCCTGTTTCCGGCACAAAAAAAATGGGAGATATTCCGAAGCATCCTCTGGATAGATCTCGCCTGCCTGCTTATTGTCGCTTTTATCCTGTATTTCTACTGGCATCAGAACCGGTTCAACCATGAGCTGGAGCGTGTAGTCAATCTCAGGACCCGGGACCTCAGCATTTCCCAGAAGCTCTACGAGAAGCTCGCCCATTATGACAGCCTGACCGACATTCCGAACCGGCGCTACTTTATGGACGAATTCGAACGGCTGCTGCAATGCTCGGAGCCGACGCAGACCTATACCCTGTTCTTTTTTGACCTGAACCGCTTCAAGGAAATCAATGATACGCTAGGGCATTCCATCGGTGATCAGGTGATCAAGACGCTGGCCGGCCGGCTTAAAGCTGCCCGCCTGCCCTTCCAGCTGTTCGCGCGTACCGGGGGCGACGAATTCGTCATGGTCTTCTCCGACCTGCCGCAGGAGCGCATTCCGGAAATCGCCGGGCAGATCAGCACCCTGATCTCACAGACCCTGCTGATAGCCGGGGCACATCTGAGCCTGTCTACAAGCATCGGCATTTCACTCTATCCGGAGCATTCCTCCAGCACCGATGATCTGCTGAAGTTCGCCGACATGTCAATGTATCAGGCCAAGTCGCAGGAGGATCGCAATTACTTCATCTTTGACTGGGAGCTGCGCGAGAAGCTCGAGCAGAAGACTATGATTGCGAAATACCTGCATTCTGCGCTGGAGCGGGAGGAATTCGTGCTGCATTACCAGCCGCAGATTAACGCGGTTACCGGTAAAACGATCGGCCTGGAGGCGCTGGTCCGCTGGAAGCATCCTGAGAAGGGGCTGATTGGCCCCGGTACGTTCATCGCCGCCGTCGAAGAGGCCGGGCTGATGATCCAGCTGACAGACTGGATTATCGGCGAGGTATGCCGCCAGCTCTGTGAATGGCGGAAGCTGGGCATGCCGCTGCTGCGGACCTCAATCAATATATCCAACAGCTGGTTCTACAACCGCAACCTGATCGAGAATCTGCTGTCCGTGCTTGACCGTTACGGCCTGGACACCGAGGTGCTCGAATTCGAAATCACCGAGAGCACGGCACTGCTGGAGGAGCATTATCCGCTGCTGCAGCAGATGCGCGATCACGGCATTATTGTCTCCATCGATGATTTCGGCACCAAATATTCATCGCTCAACTATCTTAAGCACTTTCCGGTTAACAAGATTAAAATCGACCGCACCTTCATCACCGGAATCGGCGTCAGCTCCATTGACGAGACGATTATCAAATCCATTGTGTATGTGGCCTCACAGCTGGGCTACGACCTGATTGCCGAGGGTGTAGAAACGCTTGAACAGCTGGAATTCCTCATTAGCCATAATTGCCCGCATATTCAGGGCTTCTACTTTTCCCCGCCGCTGCCGGCCGAGGAAATCGTCAGCAGGCTGGCTCTGTAG
- a CDS encoding Gfo/Idh/MocA family protein, which produces MTQKLRWGILGCAQIATGSVMPAIQESETGIIEAVASRGLEKSSRVAAEFGISKAYGSYEELLADPGIDAVYIPLPNHLHREWVIRAAEAGKHVLCEKPIALSSAEAEEMVAACRTAGVHLAEAYMYRHHPRIAQLQEIIARGDIGELRGIRGAFTYNDAGDNTNIRFKSAWGGGSLYDVGCYPLSAARLLFNAEPEAVTVQAVFSPEHDNVDMMASGLVEFPGGVGLTFDCGMWAYNRQLLEVLGTEGMIEVPMPFNARFEDADFLVYKGTEVSRFAATGANPYVAQADHFAAAVNGGRPVVADNDPVLSMRLIEACLDSARRRQRVSLL; this is translated from the coding sequence ATGACGCAGAAGCTTAGATGGGGAATACTCGGCTGCGCCCAGATTGCTACAGGCTCTGTCATGCCGGCGATTCAGGAATCAGAGACTGGAATAATAGAGGCGGTAGCCAGCCGGGGGCTTGAAAAAAGCAGCAGGGTGGCAGCAGAATTCGGCATCAGCAAGGCCTATGGCAGCTATGAGGAGCTGCTGGCTGATCCCGGGATTGATGCAGTATATATTCCGCTGCCCAATCACCTGCACCGCGAGTGGGTGATCCGAGCAGCGGAAGCCGGCAAGCATGTGCTGTGCGAAAAGCCGATAGCGCTCAGCAGCGCCGAGGCGGAGGAAATGGTGGCGGCGTGCCGCACCGCAGGGGTGCACCTGGCTGAGGCCTATATGTACCGGCATCATCCGCGGATTGCCCAGCTGCAGGAGATTATCGCCCGTGGCGACATCGGTGAACTGCGCGGAATCCGCGGTGCCTTTACCTATAACGATGCCGGGGATAACACGAATATCCGCTTCAAATCGGCGTGGGGCGGCGGCTCGCTGTATGACGTCGGCTGCTATCCGCTCAGCGCGGCGAGGCTGCTGTTCAACGCAGAGCCGGAAGCTGTAACAGTGCAGGCGGTGTTCTCGCCGGAGCATGATAACGTGGACATGATGGCCTCCGGGCTGGTTGAGTTCCCCGGGGGCGTGGGCCTGACCTTTGACTGCGGGATGTGGGCCTACAACCGCCAGCTGCTGGAGGTGCTCGGTACCGAAGGAATGATCGAGGTTCCGATGCCGTTCAACGCCAGGTTTGAGGATGCTGATTTCCTGGTGTACAAAGGAACGGAGGTAAGCCGGTTTGCCGCAACCGGCGCGAACCCGTATGTAGCCCAGGCGGATCACTTTGCTGCCGCCGTCAATGGCGGCCGGCCGGTTGTAGCTGATAATGATCCGGTGCTTAGCATGAGGCTGATTGAAGCCTGCCTCGACTCCGCCCGGCGGCGTCAGCGGGTCAGCCTGCTGTAG
- a CDS encoding dicarboxylate/amino acid:cation symporter: protein MKDIDNNLLSALETNWYGLVVSLAVFAVLFLLARKRVGFGTRVIIGLVIGLVTGIFFQYFEFETNAITTFGSIYVSLIRMLVVPLVFVLVLNSIASLTNLEALRKIGIKTFAWFLGTTGIASVIGLVIALIFNPGKGIQQAVPEGFTAREIPTFSQVILDLVPSNPVNEAATGKVVPLLIFAIFVAVAIIKVGSKKPEAVKPVRDLIESLTAVLHQVVKFVIRLTPYGVFALIAGITARYGWETLQELGSVIVASYVALILHFVLVFGGLVLLVVKVNPLRFFRKVYPTITVAFTTRSSYATLPVNLEVITKRLHVSPRIASFVAPLGASVNFNGCGGVWPAIVTVFTAQVYGIQLTLTDYITLVLVSIISSIGVAGVPGPAVISTTVVLTALGLPLEGLAIVAGVEALIDMGRTAVNATGTSVTALLVANSEGEFDREAFNRDDDGDDVLLSPV, encoded by the coding sequence ATGAAGGATATTGACAACAATCTGCTGTCTGCGCTTGAGACGAACTGGTACGGCCTGGTCGTCTCCCTTGCCGTGTTCGCAGTGCTTTTCCTGCTGGCGCGCAAACGCGTCGGCTTCGGTACCCGGGTTATCATTGGACTGGTTATCGGACTGGTTACCGGTATTTTCTTTCAATACTTTGAATTCGAAACAAATGCAATCACGACGTTCGGCAGTATTTATGTAAGTCTGATCCGCATGCTCGTCGTCCCTCTGGTCTTTGTCCTGGTTCTCAACAGCATCGCTTCCTTAACCAACCTGGAGGCCTTGCGCAAAATCGGGATCAAAACCTTCGCCTGGTTCCTTGGAACAACCGGTATCGCCTCCGTCATCGGGCTGGTCATTGCTCTTATCTTCAATCCCGGTAAAGGCATCCAGCAGGCTGTACCTGAAGGCTTCACCGCCCGGGAAATCCCGACCTTCTCCCAGGTCATTCTGGATCTCGTGCCTTCCAACCCGGTCAATGAGGCCGCAACAGGCAAGGTCGTGCCCCTGCTGATCTTTGCGATTTTTGTGGCAGTTGCCATCATTAAGGTAGGCTCCAAGAAGCCCGAAGCCGTCAAGCCGGTGCGTGATCTGATTGAATCATTGACCGCAGTGCTTCATCAGGTTGTCAAATTCGTAATCCGGCTGACCCCATACGGCGTGTTCGCCCTGATTGCCGGAATTACAGCCCGCTACGGCTGGGAGACGCTGCAGGAGCTTGGCAGTGTCATTGTCGCTTCCTATGTGGCGCTGATTCTGCACTTTGTGCTCGTATTCGGCGGTCTGGTGCTGCTGGTGGTTAAGGTTAACCCGCTGCGCTTCTTCCGCAAGGTCTATCCGACGATTACCGTCGCCTTCACAACCCGCAGCAGCTATGCCACGCTGCCGGTCAACCTGGAGGTTATCACCAAGCGGCTGCACGTTTCACCGCGGATTGCCAGCTTCGTAGCTCCGCTCGGCGCATCCGTCAACTTTAACGGCTGCGGCGGCGTCTGGCCCGCAATTGTCACGGTGTTCACTGCACAAGTGTACGGCATTCAGCTCACTTTAACGGATTACATAACGCTGGTGCTGGTCAGCATTATCTCGTCTATCGGTGTAGCCGGCGTTCCCGGTCCGGCTGTTATCTCCACCACAGTCGTCCTGACTGCACTGGGACTGCCGCTTGAAGGCCTGGCCATCGTTGCCGGTGTTGAAGCGCTCATCGACATGGGCCGCACAGCAGTGAACGCTACCGGAACATCCGTTACCGCGCTGCTGGTGGCGAATTCCGAAGGCGAATTCGACCGCGAGGCGTTCAACCGCGATGACGACGGGGATGACGTTCTGCTCAGTCCCGTGTAA
- a CDS encoding EAL domain-containing protein has protein sequence MKLSRKIIIFIVAVSLFGLGVTYMLLHFILLNRFEELDEAALRSKLDNVISSYQSELQTMKTGLLKYSTWDDTYRFMQEAPPAEEEQQAYLESNFSPATYAVNQFDMAALLDTSGQLRYGGVYNADTGAVSGLTPEYLELLRLINSRLAGFTEGNDSRSGIVLLKSGPMLLTLSPIINNSGDKPVIGTALAGRMLHQEEISRIWDEARSTLRMTAIDSSAPAESNGEQIWTRLDSDKMMSIHSVVSDLFGNPALEITLQQPREIYESGLKSVLSFRKFFLLWTLLMCVTSLVFVRHFILRRMSVLVRNIRAIGSSKDLSIRVKSSGDDEFSEVEHEFNRMIDSLQQAQEELQLQSMLDPLTQLPNRSLFFARLNEAIASARDTGRQIGLVFIDLDHFKTVNDTLGHDFGDAMLKEIAFRISRVIGKHDVVSRLGGDEFTILLADAPDPDSLKAQLSRIQEALSMPHRIQGHLLYNTASIGVSVYPQNGEDADYLVKQADLAMFHVKESGRNNILQYSEELEESIRRRKVLSQLLLSAAVNEEFEVHYQPILDADSLTVTKLEALLRWTSPSYGPVSPAEFIPLAETSGSIISIGSWVLRQVCSDLRRFRQDGLELTAAVNISAVQLMQPGLSQLLLALLEEFELPSSSLELEITESVLVSGDHILSSLQELRGYGFRISLDDFGTGFSSLSYLRRFPVDIIKIDRSFVSEMTLEPQGDVLVKTIIELSHNLGLKVVAEGIELKEQFDLLRRLGSDELQGYYISKPLQAVNIYAFLA, from the coding sequence ATGAAGCTGAGCAGAAAAATAATAATCTTCATCGTTGCTGTGAGCCTGTTCGGATTAGGTGTCACTTATATGCTCCTGCACTTTATTCTGCTTAACCGCTTTGAGGAGCTGGATGAAGCAGCGCTGCGGAGTAAGCTGGATAACGTGATTTCTTCCTATCAGAGCGAGCTGCAGACGATGAAGACGGGGCTGCTGAAATATTCAACCTGGGATGATACTTACCGCTTCATGCAGGAGGCGCCACCGGCAGAAGAAGAACAGCAGGCTTATCTGGAGAGCAATTTCAGTCCGGCAACCTACGCAGTGAATCAATTTGATATGGCTGCCCTGCTCGATACTTCCGGCCAGCTCCGGTACGGGGGCGTCTATAATGCGGATACCGGTGCAGTCTCCGGGCTGACTCCGGAATACCTTGAGCTATTAAGACTTATTAACAGCCGGCTGGCCGGCTTCACGGAGGGCAATGACAGCCGCTCCGGTATTGTGCTGCTTAAGAGCGGCCCGATGCTGCTCACTCTGTCCCCCATCATTAACAACAGCGGGGATAAGCCGGTAATCGGCACTGCCTTAGCCGGGCGGATGCTGCATCAGGAGGAGATATCGCGGATCTGGGACGAGGCACGGTCCACCCTCCGGATGACGGCTATTGATTCTTCAGCGCCGGCAGAGAGCAACGGCGAACAGATATGGACCCGTCTGGATTCAGACAAAATGATGTCCATCCATTCCGTGGTCAGCGACCTGTTCGGCAATCCGGCGCTTGAAATCACACTGCAGCAGCCGCGGGAGATTTATGAGAGCGGCCTGAAATCTGTGCTCAGCTTCCGGAAGTTCTTCCTGCTCTGGACGCTGCTGATGTGCGTTACCAGCCTGGTCTTCGTCAGACACTTCATTCTCCGCAGAATGTCTGTGCTTGTCCGGAATATCAGGGCCATCGGCAGCAGCAAGGACCTCAGCATCCGGGTGAAGAGCTCGGGAGACGATGAATTCAGCGAGGTCGAGCATGAATTTAACCGGATGATTGACTCCCTGCAGCAGGCGCAGGAGGAGCTGCAGCTGCAGTCCATGCTTGATCCGCTGACGCAGCTCCCTAACCGTTCGCTGTTTTTTGCCCGGCTCAATGAAGCCATTGCCTCAGCCAGGGACACCGGCAGACAGATCGGACTTGTCTTCATTGATCTGGATCATTTCAAGACTGTTAATGATACGCTGGGCCATGATTTCGGTGATGCAATGCTAAAAGAGATTGCCTTCCGGATTTCCAGGGTCATCGGCAAGCATGATGTTGTGTCCCGGCTCGGCGGGGATGAGTTCACCATACTGCTTGCCGACGCCCCTGACCCGGACAGCCTGAAAGCCCAGCTGTCCCGTATACAGGAGGCTCTTTCCATGCCTCACCGCATACAAGGACATCTGCTCTACAATACAGCCAGCATCGGCGTCAGCGTATACCCGCAGAACGGTGAAGACGCTGATTATCTGGTCAAGCAGGCCGACCTGGCGATGTTCCATGTGAAGGAATCCGGCCGCAACAACATTCTCCAGTACTCGGAGGAGCTGGAGGAGAGCATACGGCGCCGGAAGGTGCTGTCCCAGCTGCTGCTGTCCGCAGCGGTGAATGAGGAATTTGAAGTGCATTACCAGCCGATCCTGGATGCAGACAGCCTGACGGTCACCAAGCTGGAAGCCCTGCTGCGCTGGACCAGCCCCTCCTACGGCCCGGTCTCCCCTGCCGAGTTCATTCCGCTCGCCGAAACGAGCGGCTCAATTATCAGCATCGGCAGCTGGGTACTGCGCCAGGTCTGCTCTGACCTGCGCCGCTTCCGCCAGGACGGGCTGGAGCTGACGGCAGCCGTCAACATTTCAGCAGTGCAGCTGATGCAGCCCGGCTTGTCCCAGCTGCTGCTGGCCCTGCTCGAAGAGTTTGAGCTGCCCAGCTCCAGCCTGGAGCTGGAAATCACCGAGAGCGTGCTCGTGTCAGGGGACCATATTCTGTCCTCCCTTCAGGAGCTCAGAGGCTACGGCTTCCGCATCTCGCTGGACGATTTCGGCACCGGCTTCTCCTCACTGAGCTATCTGCGCCGCTTCCCGGTGGATATCATCAAGATTGACCGTTCCTTCGTTTCGGAGATGACGCTTGAGCCTCAGGGAGATGTGCTCGTCAAGACCATCATCGAGCTTAGCCACAATCTCGGGCTGAAGGTAGTGGCTGAGGGAATCGAGCTTAAAGAGCAGTTCGATCTGCTTCGCAGGCTGGGCAGCGACGAGCTTCAGGGCTACTATATCAGCAAGCCTCTGCAAGCTGTGAATATTTATGCATTTTTAGCCTGA
- a CDS encoding prenyltransferase: MDKWLLFKKITRFGTIPVMLIPVVLGTVGAFVWDGSFHPFLFVITLIGAVAAHLFSNMVNDLWDFRNGTDTEAKNTPGMVSTNSGFLSGGLMKESLFALMTWGLLALAVACGLILSIASGWETLWFVAAGALIAYFYVAPPLRFGYRGKGYSEFAIFIAFGVMPVLGSYFVQTGEFSLKPVLLSVPVGLLTTLLLFNHHFLHWRADKQAGKRTLVVVWGERRALVFSRVLLFLSYGSLFICVLSGVLPVYALLALLTVFTPLQVYRGLEPQNASLAYLPLMGASQQASVRCGIIMALALLVQGLI, translated from the coding sequence ATGGATAAATGGTTACTATTCAAGAAGATTACACGGTTTGGGACGATTCCCGTGATGCTTATTCCCGTAGTTCTGGGGACAGTTGGAGCATTCGTATGGGATGGGAGCTTCCATCCGTTTTTGTTTGTTATAACACTTATCGGCGCTGTAGCCGCGCATTTGTTCTCCAACATGGTGAATGATCTGTGGGACTTCCGCAATGGAACCGATACGGAAGCGAAGAATACGCCGGGAATGGTCTCGACGAATTCCGGTTTTTTGTCAGGCGGACTTATGAAGGAATCGCTGTTTGCTCTAATGACCTGGGGACTTCTGGCACTGGCCGTGGCCTGCGGTCTGATTCTCAGCATTGCCAGCGGCTGGGAGACGCTCTGGTTCGTAGCGGCCGGGGCGCTGATTGCTTACTTCTATGTAGCGCCGCCGCTGCGTTTCGGATACCGGGGCAAGGGCTACAGTGAGTTCGCGATTTTTATCGCATTCGGAGTAATGCCTGTACTGGGCTCCTATTTCGTACAGACAGGCGAATTCAGCCTGAAGCCGGTGCTGCTGTCCGTTCCGGTGGGGCTGCTGACGACGCTGCTGCTGTTCAACCACCATTTCCTGCACTGGAGAGCGGACAAGCAGGCCGGCAAGCGAACGCTGGTTGTGGTCTGGGGCGAGCGCAGAGCGCTTGTATTCTCCCGTGTACTGCTGTTTCTCTCTTATGGCTCGCTGTTTATCTGCGTCCTGTCCGGCGTCCTGCCGGTTTACGCGCTGCTGGCGCTGCTGACTGTGTTCACGCCTCTGCAGGTGTACCGGGGGCTGGAGCCGCAGAATGCTTCCCTGGCATATCTGCCGCTTATGGGCGCTTCCCAGCAGGCTTCCGTACGCTGCGGTATAATTATGGCGCTGGCACTGCTGGTTCAGGGCCTTATCTAA
- a CDS encoding DUF6081 family protein — MDKNKQNAEQLQLVPGSQTVLGDFHTILSEGKVWKTGGFALPDGSFWAYREPEAVVIVRNGYLYVRAQLSRQHNQVQILDNAKHMYYSAQPVEIPEEGEISFELQIRARTQGTAPGDLYDGYVSLNLLDFTTGAALDFFAGNDKYASVYGILPFPGVQVPDTGGTKYFCIFTEAEDFKPREFNTYRITYHRGNDEAVFYVNGKEVRREQNVPVKFNSFTVALGIMTEKDLTPEGSVSAHGQTVIAEWSPVTVTTTAR, encoded by the coding sequence ATGGATAAAAATAAACAAAATGCTGAACAGCTGCAGCTGGTTCCGGGCAGCCAGACTGTACTTGGTGATTTTCATACTATTCTGTCGGAGGGTAAGGTGTGGAAAACCGGCGGCTTCGCACTGCCTGACGGCTCCTTCTGGGCTTACCGTGAGCCTGAGGCTGTAGTTATTGTACGTAACGGCTATCTGTATGTACGGGCACAGCTCAGCCGCCAGCATAACCAGGTGCAGATCCTCGATAACGCCAAGCATATGTATTATTCGGCGCAGCCGGTGGAGATTCCGGAGGAAGGCGAGATCAGCTTTGAGCTGCAGATCCGTGCCCGCACACAGGGGACGGCCCCGGGGGATTTATATGACGGGTATGTCTCGCTGAATCTGCTTGACTTCACGACTGGCGCTGCGCTTGATTTCTTTGCCGGCAATGACAAATATGCCAGTGTGTACGGCATTCTGCCGTTCCCGGGTGTTCAGGTGCCCGATACGGGCGGAACCAAATACTTCTGCATCTTCACAGAGGCGGAGGACTTTAAGCCGCGCGAATTCAACACCTATCGAATTACGTACCACCGCGGCAATGACGAGGCTGTGTTCTATGTCAACGGCAAGGAGGTGCGCCGTGAGCAGAATGTACCGGTCAAGTTCAACAGCTTCACGGTGGCTCTCGGCATTATGACAGAGAAGGATCTGACTCCGGAGGGCAGCGTGTCGGCACACGGCCAGACCGTTATTGCCGAATGGTCCCCGGTGACCGTTACAACAACTGCGCGATAA
- a CDS encoding acetate uptake transporter, with product MSAQSQSTQSVKIVTADPSAIGLFGLAIVTLVASSQKLEITTGLSYAIPWAIFLGAFAQLFASIQDAKHNNTFGMTAFGAYAFFWFGMGASWLIKLGVFGATLAEGVDPKQLGFVFLGYLIFTLFMTIGAVEANRVLLIIFILIDFLFLGLSMDAFGVGAEFFHKLAAVSEMAIAAVSFYGCGASVLNAHFGRTFLPVGAPLRIFKK from the coding sequence ATGTCAGCGCAATCCCAATCCACGCAATCCGTCAAAATCGTCACCGCCGATCCCAGCGCCATCGGCTTGTTCGGACTTGCTATCGTCACCCTGGTCGCTTCTTCACAAAAGCTAGAAATTACAACAGGACTCAGCTACGCTATTCCGTGGGCCATCTTCCTCGGAGCCTTCGCCCAGCTGTTTGCCTCCATCCAGGATGCCAAGCACAATAACACCTTTGGCATGACCGCCTTCGGCGCTTACGCCTTCTTCTGGTTCGGCATGGGTGCAAGCTGGCTGATCAAGCTCGGCGTATTCGGCGCCACGCTCGCTGAAGGTGTAGACCCTAAGCAGCTCGGCTTTGTTTTCCTCGGATATCTGATCTTCACCCTGTTCATGACCATCGGCGCAGTTGAAGCCAACCGGGTCCTGCTGATCATCTTTATTCTCATTGACTTCCTGTTCCTCGGCCTTTCCATGGATGCTTTCGGCGTAGGTGCAGAATTCTTCCACAAGCTTGCTGCGGTATCAGAAATGGCAATTGCTGCGGTTTCCTTCTACGGCTGCGGGGCCTCCGTGCTCAACGCCCATTTCGGACGCACCTTCCTGCCGGTCGGCGCACCCCTGCGTATCTTCAAGAAATAA